AATTCACCGAAAATCCCGCATTCACGATGATCTGTTCAAACAGGATCCGCTGAGCCCGTCCATTGCCTTCACGGAAGGGATGGATGACATTCAGATCGCCATAAGCTTCAGCGATGTGGTGAACGAGATCGGCCTGGGACGCGCCGGTATACCAATTGGATTCCTGCATATGCCGAATGATCTTCGCCGCTTCCGGCGGGATGCGCTCCGGGGTGCAGAACAGCGTCTCACCTTTCTGGATGTTGACGCTGCGCAGTTCACCGGCCCAATCGTAGATGTCACCGAACAGGATGCGGTGGATGTGTTGCAGACGTTCGAGGTCGTAGGGCGGCGGAAACAGCGGAAGATTGCCTACTGCAATCTCGGATAACTCCCGCTCTGCCTCGTGCAGGCGGTGTTCATCGAGCAAATCGAGGCGGTTGCGCAGGACGCTGCTACCGGGGTAGCAGTGCGGGTCCTGGCCCACCCCGTATTTGTCGAGCATCAGCGCGAGGTGTTGCGGTACTTGGCAAGGACGGCTTCGCGGGTCGGCAGGGGCTTGTCGACATCGGCCGGTTGGGTATCGAACCCTTCCAGGCGCAGGCTGGCCAGATAATTGGAGCGGCGGATCTTGTGATAGTGATCCTGTTTTTGCTCAAACGTCAGTTCGCTCATTGCAGCGTACTCCTGGTTAGCAAGGCTTTGATTGTAGCGCAATGCATCAGGGGGAAGGCAGGATAAAAACCAAGTCGTAACCTGTATCAAAAACCCGCCGAAGATCTTAATTCAATGTGAGTTTTCGCAATATTCCCCGTCGGCCCTGGGCCATCCCCTGCCTGTGTATCATCCTGTCTCTTATTTTCTTGCGACCTTTCTCGATTCGCCGAACTTACTGGGCTACGTTTTTAAGCCACGTTCAGCGGTCAATGGAGTGACAGCCTTATGCACGACACCCTCCAGCAGGTCTTTGGTTATCCACAGTTTCGCCTGGGCCAGGAAGAGACGGTGAGCGCCGTCCTGGCCGGGCGTTCGGCAGCAGCAATTTTCCCTACGGGGTCGGGTAAATCTTTGTGCTACCAGCTGTCGGCGGTGCTGCTGCCGCACCTGACGTTGGTGGTCTCACCCTTGTTGGCGTTGATGCAGGATCAATTGGGGTTCCTGCAGCGCCATGGCATTTCGGCGGGCAGTATCGATTCGGCCCAGAGCCGTGATGAGGCCAACGATGTGATGGCCCGTGCGCGTTCGGGCGAGTTGAAAATCCTGATGATTTCGGTGGAGCGCTTGAAGAACGAGCGCTTTCGTAACTTTTTGCACAGCGTGCAGATCTCGCTGCTGGTGGTGGACGAGGCGCACTGTATCTCCGAATGGGGCCACAACTTCCGCCCGGACTATTTGAAGCTGCCGGACTACCAGCGCCAGTTCAATATCCCGCAAGCGTTGCTGCTGACAGCTACGGCCACGCCCAAGGTGATTGCCGACATGCAGGCCAAGTTCGCGATTGCTCCGGGTGACGTGGTCACCACAGGCTTCTACCGGCCCAACCTCAACCTGCTGGTGGAGCCGGTCAGCGGCCAGGACAAGCGTCGCCGGCTGGTGGAGTGGATGAGAGAGCGGCCCGACCAGCCGAGCATTGTCTACGTCACCTTGCAGAAAACCGCCGAGCAGATTGCCGAGCATCTGAATCGCCATGGTATTCAGGCCGAGGCCTACCACGCGGGCTTGCCCCACGATAAACGCGAGGGCATCCAGCAGCGGTTCATGGGTGGGCGCTCCAATTGCATTGTCGCGACGATCGCGTTCGGCATGGGCATCGATAAAAGCGATATCCGCAATGTGGTGCACTTCGACCTGCCAAAGTCCATCGAGAACTACAGCCAGGAAATCGGCCGTGCAGGGCGTGACGGGCAGCCGTCGGATTGCCTGGTGTTGGCCAATCGCGACAGCCTCAATGTGCTGGAAAATTTCGTCTACGGCGACACGCCGGAGCAAGAGGGCATTGGCCGTGTCCTCGAGGAGTTGCAGACCGCACGCAGTGAAGGGCAGTGGGAGTTCCTGCTCAGGTCGTTGTCCGATCACAGCAATATTCGCGAGTTGCCACTCAAGACGCTGCTGGTGCAGTTGGAACTCAAGGGTGTGATCGCGCCGCGCTACGCGTTTTATGCCGAATACCGTTTCAAGTACCTGGTCGAGCCCGACGCTTTGCTCGCACGTTTTTCCGGCGAGCGGCAGCAGTTCGTCGCGGCAATCATCCAGGTGTGCAAGCGTGCGAAAACCTGGGCAACGGTGGATTTCGACGCGCTGTATCAACAGCACAATGCCGAGCGCAGCCGTGTGGTAAAGGCGCTGGATTATTTCCAGGAGCAGGGCCTGATCGAGCTGGAAAGCAAGCAGATGACCGAGGTCTACAGTTTGCTCGACACCGATTTCGAACCACAAACCTTGAGCGCTGAGTTATACACAGGCTTCAAGCAACACGAGGTGACGGAGGTAGCGCGGATTCACGCCATGCTCGACCTGTTCGCCACCGAGCACTGCCTGGGGCAGCGCCTGGCGCAGTACTTTGGTGATGAAAACGCTCCCCAGCGTTGTGGACATTGTTCGGTGTGCCACGGCCATGTCGCGTATCTGCCGCCTCCGCCAAGCCTGCCGCCGCTTGTGGATAAAAGCTTCATGGGGCTGTGCGGCGATTTTATCCACAGGCATCATGAGCACACTGGCGAGCTACCCAGTGCCGAGCGGCTGACGCGGTTTCTTGGCGGTATCAGCGTGCCGTTGTTTACCAAGTTGAAGGCGCGGGGCATTCCCGGTTTCGCCGCGCTGGAGGACTACCCCTACGCCGAAGTGCGCGAATGGGCCCGCGCTCAATTAGACCTACTCTGAAGAGACTTGCCGATGCCTGACTCAACGCCCTTGCGCGCCGATTACCGCTATTTCCAGCCGATCACCACACGCTGGCACGACAACGATGCCTACGGCCATGTGAACAACGTCACCTACTACAGCTTTTTCGATACGGCGGTGAATACCTACCTGATCGAACAGGGCGGGTTGGATATTCATGACGGTGAAGTGGTGGGGTTTGTAGTGAGTTCGGCCTGTGACTATTTTGCCTCGATCGCTTTTCCCGAACGCATTGAAGTCGGGCTACGGGTGGGCAAGTTGGGCAACAGTTCGGTGCAGTATGAGCTGGCGGTGTTCAAGGCAGGCGAAGAAGAGGCCCGTGCGGCGGGGCGCTTTGTGCATGTGTTTGTGGATCGGGCCTCGAACCAGCCTGTGCCGATACCGGGGATGTTGCGCGAGGCGTTGCAGCGACTGGTGGTCTGACCTTGCGGCACCCCATGTGGGAGGGGGCTTGCTCCTCCCACATTACTACTGCGGTGCTCTTCAGAGCTTACCGATGACGGTAGTGGTGCTTGTTCTTGCGATGCCCATAGGCATGACCACGGCCCGGATGGCCATCGCGGTAGTAGCGACGGTCGTCACGGTCGCGGTCGCGATAACGGCGGTCGTCGCGGTCACTTTCGTTACCCATGTAGTTGCCCAGTGCACCGCCCGCGCCACCGCCGGCCGCCGAGCCGATCAGTGCGCCGGTACTGCCGCCGACACTGCGGCCCACGACGTTGCCGCCGGCTGCGCCCAGTGCGCCGCCAATGGCGGCTTCGCCACGGCTGCGCTTGTCGGCGCCGACCGCACTACCACCCGCGCCGCCCAGGGCCGCGCCGATGGTCGAACCGGTATTGCCGCCCAGCTGCTGGCCGACAACAGAACCTAGAACCCCGCCCAATGCGCCGCCTACACCGGCTTCGGTGGTGCCACCGGCCATGGCTGCGCCACTGACCAGGCCAAGGGACAACAAGAGAATCGAGGAGAACTTCATTCAGGGAAACCTCAAGGGGATGACGGCGCGATCCTGAGGTTGTATCGGGTCGCTGACAATCGAAATCCGACCGGCGGCAGAGGTTGTATACAATTTGCTAAGTTGCTGTTTTGTATGGGGAACTTAAGTTGTTTTTACAGGTCTTTAGTTACTTCGGAACGGCCGCTTTTATGCAAAAGCGGCCTTTTTTGTGCCTGTAGAATGTGCGGTGCTTGTGCTGGCCTCTTCGCGGGCAAGCCCGCTCCCACATTAGATCGGTCCACACAGTCTCAATGGTGAACCCATCCCAGTGTGGGAGCGGGCTTGCCCGCGAAAGCAGTAGTTCAAGCAACACATATCTCGGATCAAGTCAGGCCGAGCGCGCCATGATCAACCCACTGTCACTCGCCGCTTCCAAGCGAATCGCAACAAACTTCGATGTTGGCGTATGGCTACCGTCGCCAGTGCTTTCCAATGGCACCAATGGGTTCACTTCCGGGTAGTAAGCCGCCGCCTGCCCCGCCGGAATATCGAATGCCAGCAGCGTAAAGCCCTTCACCCGGCGCTCACGTCCGTCCTCCCACAGCGACACAATGTCGGCCTTCTGCCCTGGCTTGAAGCCCAGGCGGATGATGTCGGCTTCGTTGACGAACAGCACGTCACGCTGGCCCTTGACGCCACGGTAACGGTCGTCCAGGCCGTAAATGGTGGTGTTGTACTGATCGTGGGAGCGCATCGACTGCATGATCAGGTCTGGTACCCGGCCCGTGGCGTGGGTGCGTTCGTGGATCAGGTCTTTGGGCAGGATGTTAGGGCGGAAATTGGCGCGGCCCGACGGTGTGTTCCAACGGCGTGCGCCGGCGGAGTTGCCCAGGTAAAACCCACCTGGATGTTTGATCTTCTCGTTGAAGTCCTTGAAACCAGGGATGGTGTCGGCGATCAGGTCGCGGATGCGTCCGTAGTCGGCCACCAGCCAGTTCCAATCCACGGGCGTGCTGCCCAAAGTGGCGGCAGCAATGCCTGCCAGGATCGCCGGCTCGGACTTCATCAGCGCCGACAGCGGTTGCAGTTGGCCATTGGAGCCATGGACCATGCTGAACGAATCTTCCACCGTCACCGCTTGCGGGCCGTCGGCCTGGATGTCGATATCAGTACGGCCCAGGCACGGCAGGATCAGTGCGTCTTTACCGTGCATCAGGTGGCTGCGGTTGAGCTTGGTGCTGATTTGCACGGTGAGGTCGCAATTGCGCAGGGCTTCGAAGGTACGCGGGCTGTCTGGCGTGGCTTGGGCGAAGTTGCCGCCCAGGCCGATAAACACCTTGGAGCGGCCTTCGAGCATGGCGTGAATCGCTTCCACCACGTTGTGACCATTGTCTCGCGGCACCTGAAACTGGAATCGACGCTCCAGCGCGTCAAGGAACGCCACCGGTGGGCGCTCGTTGATGCCCATGGTTCGATCGCCCTGCACGTTGCTGTGACCGCGCACGGGGCACAGGCCGGCACCAGGGCGGCCGATATTGCCACGCAACAGCATCAGGTTGGCGATTTCCTGGATGGTCGGCACCGAGTGACGGTGCTGGGTAATCCCCATTGCCCAGCACATGATCACGTTTTTGCCTTTGGCGTACATGCGCGCCGCTTGCTCGATCTCGACCAGGGTCAGGCCGGATTGCTCGACGATTTCTTCCCATGAGGTGTCGTCGATCTGGCCCAGATACTCCAGTACGTTGGCGGTGTGCTCATTGAGAAAGTCATGGTCGAACACCGCTTCCTTGCCTTCGGCCAGCGCTTGGCGTTCCCACAGCAGCAGGAACTTGGCCATGCCGCGCAGAATCGCCATGTCGCCGCCCAGGGCAGGGCGGAAGTAGGCAGTGTTGGTCGGCTTGTCGCCGTTAGTGAGCATTTCCAGCGGATGTTGCGGGTGCTGGAAGCGCTCCAGGCCGCGCTCTTTCAGGGGGTTGATGCACACCACCTGGGCGCCGCGCTTCACCGCTTCGCGCAACGGTTCAAGCATGCGCGGGTGGTTGGTGCCGGGGTTCTGGCCCCAGACGAAAATAGCGTCGGCATGTTCGAAGTCGTCAAAGGTCACGGTGCCTTTGCCCACGCCCACACTCTGCGCCAGGGCTACGCCGCTGGCCTCGTGGCACATGTTCGAGCAGTCCGGGAAATTGTTGGTGCCGTAGGCGCGCACAAACAGCTGATACAGGTAGGCGGCTTCGTTGCTGGCGCGACCCGAGGTATAGAACTCGGCCATGTTCGGGCTGGGCAACGCGTTGAGGTGCTTGCCGACCAGGTCAAATGCCGCATCCCAGCTGATGGGGGTGTAGCGGTCGGTTTCGGCGTCATAGCGCATCGGCTCAGTCAGGCGGCCCTGGTATTCCAGCCAATAGTCGCTTTGCTCCAGCAATGCCGTGACGCTGTGCTTGGCGAAGAAGGCTGCATCGACGCGGCGCTTGGTGGCTTCCCAGTTGACCGCCTTGGCGCCGTTTTCGCAGAACTTGACCATGCCGCTTTCCGGCGAGTCGCCCCAGGCGCAGCCCGGGCAGTCGAAGCCGCCGTTCTGGTTGGTCTTGAGCATCATGCGCAGGTTTTTAAGCGCGTTATCGCTGGTCAGCCAGGCTTGCGCCACGCTGATCAGCGCGCCCCAGCCGCCGGCCGGGCCTTTATAAGGCTTGTAGCGCGGAGTCGGGGTTTGGTCGGCTTGGTGGTGAAGGCTCATGGCTGGTGCTCCATCGCTGGGCTGTAGACCCGTGGCGCGCTTTTCTGCGGCAGGTGGATGAGATTGAGGTTGTGCCGGCGCGCCCATTGCAAGGCCAGGCCGGTGGGCGACGACAGGCTGACCAGGGTTTGGATGCCTGCACGCAAGACTTTCTGGATCAATTCAAGGCTGCAGCGGCTGGTAACAATCGCCAGGCCGCCGTCGGTCGGAATCTTTTGGCGGATCAAAGCGCCGATCAATTTATCCAAGGCGTTATGCCGGCCGATGTCTTCACGGCCCAACAGCAATTCGCCTTGATCGTTCATAAACACCGCCGCGTGCACTGCGCCGCTGTACTGGCCCAACGGTTGGAACGCACTGATGCGCTGGCGCAGGCCGTCGAGCCATTGCGCGGGCGGCAAGGGCGCGCCGGGCAGCACTTGAAGGTCGGGCAGGGCCTGTTCAACCGCTTCTACACCGCACAGGCCGCAGCCGCTGGTGCCCGCCAATTGGCGGCGCTGCTGCTTGAGGTTCCAGAAGGCGCGGCTGGAAATCTGTACCTGAGCATACTGAGCGGAGCCCGCGCCGCTGATTTTGAGATCATAAATGTCGCTAACGTCGGCAATAATCCCGCTGCCGAGGCTGAAGCCGACGATAAAGTCTTCCAGGTCGGTTGGTGTGACCAGCATGACCGCCTGACTGATGTCGTTATAGGCAATGGCCAACGCCACCTCTTCGGCCAACGCAGTGCTGCCGACTTCAGTGTGTTCAAGATTGCAGTATTGGTAGCTCTGGCTGGCGGCGGGCGCGGGCGTTTCAAGGGCGGGCGCCGCGCAGGTTGGGCGCTTGGCGTTCATGGGGCAGTACCACCGACGGATTGATCAGTGTTCAGACTAGGCGCGACAAAGGGTCGCGTCTAATTGCCAGTATTGATGTATTGATAGATGGCGTCGATCAAGGTTCCCGCCCATTTCGCCGGGGGCTTATTCCAGGGACGGCGGATCTGGATACTTTTGAGTCTTTAGCCGGTTTGGAACCCAAGTCTGCTGGACTGGTCTAGTCTTGGGCATCTGGAAATTAAATCCCAAGGAGAGCGCACCATGAGTATTTTTAGCTTTATCAAAGAAGCCGGCGAAAAGATTGTCGACCTGTTGACGCCGGGTAATGCGAATGCCAGTGAGCAGCTGAAGGAACATGTGAGCAAGGTGGGCCTGGGTAATCCAAACGTGCAGACCACGGTGGACGGCGACAAGGTCACTGTGACTGGTGAAGTGGCGAGCCAGGAAGAGAAAGAAAAGATCCTTTTGGCGCTGGGTAACATTGCCGGCGTGGCAAGCGTAGACGACCAGATCACTGTAACCGGTCCAACCGTGGCCGCTGCTCGCTTCGTTGTGGTGAAAAAGGGCGACACACTCAGCGCGATTTCTCTCGCGGTGTACGGTAACGCCAACCAGTACAACAAGATTTTCGAGGCCAACAAGCCGCTGCTGTCGCACCCGGACAAAATCTATCCAGGCCAGACACTGCGTATCCCTGAGTAATACGCAGGACAAAATGTGGGAGGGGGCTTGCTCCCGATGGCGGTGGTTCAGTCACCTGATACTTGGCTGATACACCGCCATCGGGAGCAAGCCCCCTCCCACATGGGTTCAGAGCCCGACAATGAGATCGCGGTAATCCTCTCCTGCCGCGAACTCTGCGGTGTCCTTCGGGCCTTTCTTGCTATCCGGCTCTTTCACCGCCAGCAAATGCCCCACGCCGAAATCCCTGGCACTGCGCAGGATCGGCAAGGTGTCATCGATAAACAGACTACGGGCCGGGTCAAAGTGGATATCGGCTTGCAACGCTTCCCAGAACTGTGGGTTTTCCTTGGGAAAACCGTAGTCATGGGAGCTGATCAATCGCTCGAAATACGGCGCCAGTTCAATGCGTTCCAACTTCAATGACAGCGAATCACGATGAGCGTTGGTGATCATGATCACGCGCTTGCCGGCCTGTTTGATCGCCTTCAGAAAAGTATCGGCATCCGGGCGCAGGGCGATCAGGTGGGCGGTTTCCAACTTGAGTTCGCGCACCGGGATCGCCAGTTCAGTGCTCCAGAAATCCAGGCAATACCATTGCAACTGTCCGGCGTTACGCTCAAACAAAGGCTGCAACTCCATTTCGGCCATGGCCCGGCTCACGCCGTGCAGTTCGGCGTAGCGGTGGGGCAGGTGTTCCATCCAGAAATGGTTGTCGTAATGCAGGTCGAGCAGGGTGCCGTCCATGTCCAGCAGGACGGTGTCGATGGCGTGCCAGGGCAAAGAGGGCATGGTGCGTTCTCATGTAAGTAAAGATATCCGACACAGACAATCGGAAAAGCCACGGTATAGTAACCCGATCACGCCAAGGAGCCGCTTATGCGCCAGAAACCCACCGTCCTCGCCCGCGAAATAGTCGCCAGTAGCCGTTTGTTCCGCGTGGAGGAAGTGCAGTTGCGCTTTTCCAATGGCGTTGAACGGACCTACGAGCGCCTGGTGGGGCGCGGCGCGGGCTACGGCGCGGTGATGATTGTGGCGATGATCGACGAGGATCATGCATTGCTGGTCGAAGAGTACTGCGGTGGCACTGACGAATATGAATTGTCCTTGCCCAAAGGCTTGATCGAGCCCGGCGAGGACGTGCTGGCGGCGGCGGACCGCGAGCTCAAGGAAGAAGCTGGCTATGGCGCACGGCAGTTGGAGCACATCACCGAGCTGTCGTTATCGCCGGGCTATATGAGCCAGAAAATTCAGGTAGTACTGGCCACCGACCTTTACGAAGAGCGCCTGGAGGGCGATGAGCCTGAGCCGATGCGCGTGGACAGGGTCAACCTGCGGGAGCTTTCGGCGCTTGCGCAAAACGAGCAATTCAGCGAGGGCCGAGCGCTTGCCGCGCTGTACCTGGTACGCGATCTGTTGACCCAGCGTGGAGCGTTCAACGCATGAGCGAACTGTTTTTAGGCCACCCGTTTATCGCCCCCGTGATTGAGCTGGCCCGCCAGGCCGGCGAAGCTATCCTGCCCTACTGGCGCGCCAATGTAGCCGTGACCTCCAAAGCGGATGATTCGCCGGTGACGGCTGCCGATCTGGCCGCTCACCATCTGATTCTCGCGGGCCTGACCGCGCTTGATCCGAGTATTCCGGTACTCTCCGAAGAAGACGCCGATATCGATCTGAGCGTGCGTGCCCAGTGGCAGCGCTGGTGGTTGGTGGACCCATTGGATGGCACCAAGGAATTCATTTCCGGCAGCGAAGAATTCACTGTCAATATTGCCTTGATCGAACAGGGCCGCGTGGTGTTCGGCGTAGTGTCGATGCCGACCACTGGCCGTTGCTACTTCGGTGGCGCGGGCCTTGGGGCATGGCGTTCAGATGTGAAGGCCGCACCCAAGCAGATCCAGGTACGCCAGACCCCGGCCGTGGGCGAAGCCTTTACTGTGGTCGCCAGTCGTCGGCATACCAGCCCTGAGCAGGAACGCCTGCTGGATGGCTTGAGCGAAGGTTTGGGCGCGCTGAAGCTGGCGAATATCGGCAGCTCGTTGAAGTTTTGCCTGCTGGCCGAAGGCAGTGCTGACTGCTATCCGCGCCTGGCACCGACCTCACAGTGGGATACCGCTGCGGCACAGGGCGTACTGGAAGGCGCGGGAGGTGAAGTGTTGGAGTTGAATGGTCAGCCGTTCAGCTACCCGGCGCGGGAATCGCTATTGAACCCGTTCTTTCTGGCGCTGCCAGCCAAGGCCGCATGGCGTGAGCGCCTGTTGACCCTGGCCAGATCTTAAGATCACTGCAGAGCAAAATGTGGGAGCATCGCTTGCCCGCGATGACGGAGTGTCAGTCATACAGGTATTGGCTGATCCACCGCTATCGCAGGCAAGCCAGCTCCCACTTTTATTTTATGTAATGGCTGCTAGCGGTGCAGGACGTACTGGCCGGTAAAGGCCACTGCACGCTCCTCACTGCCTTCATTCACAATCCATGTCTCCAGCGCCAACCGCGCCCGTCCATAACGCTTGTACGTCGCCAGGAAACGCTTCCACACTTTTTCTTCCGGCGCCGCGCAAATGGCCGTTGCATCCTGCGTCACCGGCAGCGGATAGCTGATCTGCCCTTCCTGAATCACGATATGACCGTCTTCTATCCCCGCTTCGCGCAGCTTCAGGTGCAGCCAACCCCAGCCTGCCAGTACGGCGCCACAGTAGAGGCTGCCACCGAACATGGTGCTTTTGTGGTTGATATTGGCTTGCAAGGGCAGGTGCAGCTGCAGTTGGTCGTGTCGCCAGTCGAGCACCTTCAGACCCATCTCCCGGGTGAGGGGAATGTCTTGGTGAAGGACGGCTTCCAGGTAACGGCTGTCGCGGCTCATAGCGGTCTCTTGGTGGTAGGCGGGTTCATTCGTCGTCGGCGCTGTGGCTGGTGCTGTCGGCGAAGTTCAGACCGTGTTTGCGTAACTTGTCGTGCAAGGTCTTGCGCGGCACGCCCAACGCTTCGGCGAGGCTGCGCACGGAGCTGTGAGGGCGGGTGAGTTCGGCGGCGATCAAGCTTTTTTCGAACTGCTCGACTTGCTCGCTCAAGCCGCCGAGCGTGGACGTCAGCACGCCCGCGGCGGGATTGTCCTGGGCGCTATCGAGCGCCAACTCCAGGCCCAGGGCGAAACGCTCGGCGGCGTTTTGCAGTTCCCGCACATTGCCCGGCCAGCTGTGGCGCAATAACAGCGCGCGTTGGCCCGGTTGCAGCTCATGCAGGGGCAGGCCGTGGCGGCTGCTGGCCTCGTCGGCGAAGTGCTGGAACAGCATCAATGCATCTTCACCACGCTCGCGCAGGGGCGGGATGCGTAGCGGTGCGACGTTGAGGCGGTAATACAAGTCGGCACGGAAACGGCCCTGGTCGGCGGCTTGGCGCAGGTCTTCCTTGGTGGCGGCGATAATGCGGATATCCAGCGGGATCAGCTGATTGCCACCCAAGCGCTCCACCACGCGCTCCTGCAACAGGCGCAGCAACTTGACCTGCACATCCAGGCTCATGCTTTCGATTTCATCGAGAAACAGCGTGCCGCCATTGGCGAACTCGAACTTGCCGATGCGGCGTTTCTGCGCGCCGGTGAACGCCCCCGGCTCATGGCCGAACAGTTCGCTTTCGACCACCGATTCGGCCAGCGCCCCGGCGTTGATCGCCACAAATGGGCCACTGCGGCGGCTTGAAAGGTCATGCAGGGCGCGGGCGACGACTTCTTTGCCAGCACCGGTTTCGCCAAGGATCAGCACATCGGCCTTGGTCGCGGCCAAGGCGCCAATCTGCTCGCGCAGGCGCAACATTTGCGGGGAGTGCCCCACCAGGCGCGTGCTCAGTTGCTGACGATCGCTGAGGGCCAGGCGCAGGCTGCGGTTGTCCAGCACCAGGCGACGCAAGGCCAGGGCGCGGCGCACGCTGTCGAGCAGTGCGTCGCTGGC
This genomic stretch from Pseudomonas synxantha BG33R harbors:
- a CDS encoding sigma-54-dependent transcriptional regulator, with amino-acid sequence MSIDNQIQVVLIDDDPHLRQALCQTLDLAGLKVLPLGEATGLTARLSRDWPGVVVSDIRMPGIDGLELLAELHGQDPDLPVLLITGHGDVPLAVQAMRAGAYDFLEKPFASDALLDSVRRALALRRLVLDNRSLRLALSDRQQLSTRLVGHSPQMLRLREQIGALAATKADVLILGETGAGKEVVARALHDLSSRRSGPFVAINAGALAESVVESELFGHEPGAFTGAQKRRIGKFEFANGGTLFLDEIESMSLDVQVKLLRLLQERVVERLGGNQLIPLDIRIIAATKEDLRQAADQGRFRADLYYRLNVAPLRIPPLRERGEDALMLFQHFADEASSRHGLPLHELQPGQRALLLRHSWPGNVRELQNAAERFALGLELALDSAQDNPAAGVLTSTLGGLSEQVEQFEKSLIAAELTRPHSSVRSLAEALGVPRKTLHDKLRKHGLNFADSTSHSADDE